Part of the Candidatus Neomarinimicrobiota bacterium genome is shown below.
CTTGATTTTGCCCGAACTGGTGAGCTTAAACCGTTTGGCTGCACCCCGGCGGGTTTTCATCTTGGGCATTTTGCAGGCTCCTCTGTCATGTTTTGGGGACCAGATAAACAATCATGTTGCGTCCTTCTACCATGGGCGATTTGTCTATTTCGGCATAATCTGCCAGCATTTCCACCACCCGGTCCAGCAGGGTGGTGCCCAGATCCAGGCGGCTGAGTTCCCGGCCGCGAAACCGCACCGTTACCTTAAGGCGGCTCCCATCCTGCAAGAATTTGATGGCATGGTTGATTTTAGTCTCCAGATCGTGATCGCCAATCCCCGGTCGCATGCGCATTTCCTTGTTGGCGATAACATGCTGCTTTTTCTTGCTCTCCCGCTTGCGTTTCTGCTGATTGTACCGGTATTTGCCAAAGTCCAAAATCTTGCACACGGGCGGCTCCGCCTGAGGGGCCACCTCCACCAGGTCCAGACCCAGTGCATCGGCCTGCGCCAGGGCCTCATCAAGGGAGACCAATCCCAATTGTTCGCCGTCATGGCCTACCAGGCGCACCTCCAGCGCCGTA
Proteins encoded:
- a CDS encoding translation initiation factor IF-3, encoding MPIAKANPGPRVNNEITALEVRLVGHDGEQLGLVSLDEALAQADALGLDLVEVAPQAEPPVCKILDFGKYRYNQQKRKRESKKKQHVIANKEMRMRPGIGDHDLETKINHAIKFLQDGSRLKVTVRFRGRELSRLDLGTTLLDRVVEMLADYAEIDKSPMVEGRNMIVYLVPKT